The following are encoded in a window of Acropora muricata isolate sample 2 unplaced genomic scaffold, ASM3666990v1 scaffold_755, whole genome shotgun sequence genomic DNA:
- the LOC136908073 gene encoding uncharacterized protein: protein MYRQVKVETTNQQSDSGQEIVKALRQVVSSPKVEYHRFDGDPLKYVTFMHNFETCLEKDNSDEARRLQLHIQHCTGKAREAIESCANLPNDGYRVAKQILRENFGKPPVIAKAHVKKLLGLLV, encoded by the coding sequence ATGTATAGGCAAGTGAAGGTAGAAACCACAAATCAGCAGTCTGATAGTGGTCAAGAAATTGTAAAAGCACTGAGACAGGTGGTTTCCTCGCCTAAAGTTGAGTATCATCGGTTCGATGGCGATCCATTAAAGTATGTCACCTTTATGCACAACTTCGAAACCTGTTTGGAAAAGGATAACTCTGATGAGGCCAGACGATTGCAGCTTCATATACAGCACTGTACAGGAAAGGCAAGGGAGGCTATTGAGAGTTGTGCAAATCTACCCAATGATGGCTACCGAGTAGCAAAACAGATCTTACGTGAGAACTTTGGAAAACCACCTGTGATAGCGAAGGCTCATGTTAAGAAGTTGTTGGGCCTACTTGTTTGA
- the LOC136908074 gene encoding uncharacterized protein, with protein MKAKLLLQDLCRKKLGWDTAIAEQDRIQWFHSLEDVPKLENLQVDRCFKPKNFAQIKNAQLHIFSDGSRVGYGAVAYLRLDDVFDRVLFTFVMEKARLAPIHEIIIPRLELTAAVISVKLSKIIREELEIETN; from the coding sequence ATGAAAGCAAAGCTACTGCTGCAAGACCTCTGCCGGAAGAAATTGGGCTGGGACACTGCAATCGCAGAACAGGATAGAATCCAGTGGTTCCACTCGCTTGAGGATGTTCCAAAGTTGGAAAACCTGCAAGTTGATCGATGCTTCAAACCGAAGAACTTTGCCCAGATTAAGAATGCTCAGCTGCACATCTTCTCAGATGGATCACGTGTGGGATATGGGGCAGTAGCCTATTTACGCCTTGATGACGTCTTTGACCGAGTTCTTTTTACTTTTGTCATGGAGAAAGCTCGCTTGGCTCCCATTCATGAAATCATAATACCGAGACTGGAGTTGACGGCTGCAGTCATATCTGTGAAGCTGAGTAAAATAATCAGAGAAGAGTTGGAGATTGAAACAAATTAA
- the LOC136908075 gene encoding uncharacterized protein, giving the protein MPTFGKLDEYKETEDWRHYIERANLFFVANEITDPAKQRSFFLVSVGAKTYKLIRSLVAPEDPKDKSYEALAKLAQEHFMPKPSTIVQRFKFNTRSQQPGETIAMVLAELRQVTEYCEFGATLDEMLCDRLVCGVQDIRVQRRLLAEPKLTLQRALDLALAIEAAEKNASEIQKGDSQEGATPLNKVDTKDGKGSEINCYRCGGKHYPKSCHFKDARCYAKPPPCFIKPDQCHMRLGRKLNKTLKDFRKPGLLNPSNTQSGQDLLSQS; this is encoded by the coding sequence ATGCCTACGTTTGGGAAGTTAGACGAATACAAGGAAACGGAGGATTGGCGTCATTACATTGAGCGCGCGAACCTTTTCTTTGTTGCAAACGAAATTACGGATCCAGCCAAGCAAAGATCCTTTTTCCTGGTTAGTGTGGGAGCCAAAACCTACAAGCTGATACGCAGTCTGGTCGCTCCGGAAGATCCGAAGGATAAAAGTTATGAAGCCTTGGCGAAACTCGCCCAGGAACATTTTATGCCTAAACCTTCCACCATCGTACAGCGTTTCAAGTTCAACACCCGCTCTCAGCAACCAGGTGAGACAATTGCCATGGTCTTAGCCGAGTTGAGGCAAGTGACTGAATACTGTGAATTTGGGGCAACGTTAGATGAAATGCTGTGTGATCGACTTGTTTGTGGTGTTCAAGACATCAGAGTACAGCGTCGGTTACTAGCTGAACCGAAATTAACCCTACAGCGAGCGCTTGATCTGGCTCTTGCAATTGAGGCCGCGGAAAAGAATGCCTCGGAGATACAGAAGGGGGACTCTCAGGAAGGGGCTACTCCGCTCAACAAGGTTGATACTAAAGATGGAAAGGGTAGTGAAATAAATTGTTATCGTTGTGGTGGCAAACACTATCCCAAGAGCTGTCATTTTAAGGATGCAAGATGTTATGCTAAGCCACCCCCATGTTTCATAAAGCCAGACCAGTGCCATATGCGCTTAGGGAGAAAATTGAACAAGACCTTGAAAGACTTCAGAAAGCCGGGACTATTGAACCCGTCCAATACTCAGAGTGGGCAAGACCTATTGTCCCAGTCATGA